GATCTCGACGAACGGTTTCGGTAATGGCGGCATCGCTTCCTTTATATCGTTACCAATTACACCAACTGGAAGAAATATAAAACGCAAACGATTAGAAACAATGTTGAAGAAGCACTGGTGCGTTTTTGGTTATGAAATGTGATCCAAGATCAACTAAACGTAGAGACCCATAGACACATAAACGTGGATTCTATTAGACGTATAGGATCTGCAGCACAACGGCTATTACCTTTGGGCGTAGGACATGCAGGAGATTGGTTTTGAATTGGTGTTGGAGTTGTTGGTaatagtgatggtggtggtggtggtggtggtattgtaCTTGAACTTGGTGAAGGTGGAAGATCTGGTAGGGTTGTAGTAACGATAGTTGGAAGGGAGGACACTTGTTCAACACTTgcagttgtagtagtagtggtagcagaagaagtagtagaagtagtagaagtaatagcagtagtagtaatagtagcgATGTTGGCAGCAGTAACAATGACACTAGCAGCCGGTTCGCAAGGTCCAGTAACGACAATGTCCGGCTGGTTATGGACGACCACATTGTAGAGACCGGCCAGCGGTGATCGGTTCAGGTGGTCGAGTTTGTGGAAAAGGTTCAGATACTCGTAATCGGATGACGaggtcgaggaggaggatgaagcAGAAGAGTTGTAGCGAGGCGAAGGCGTGACGACATCGCCATCCTGCCCATCCGAAAGCGGACAGATGCCACCCAACGGAAGTGGAGACTTTGGACGGCGCACCGGAAAGGAAGACATGGCTGCGGATGTTGCGTAACGCGCAAGTATGTTTGGGGGGCGCTTGTCTGGCTTGTCTGTTGTATATAGCACGATGCCTAGGGTGCAAAATGGATATTTACAAAATGTTAATCATGGTATTAAGCATTGAAGCAGCAAACccccacggtggccacggtcggGACATCTGGTTACCCAAGCTGTTATTTACATTAAATGACCGGCCAGAGGTCGGccaggccaacaacaacaacaacaacagcggccaAGACTCACACGATCGATCCTCGTGGCCTCGAGAGCATGATCGAACGTGAGTGTTTAATTTGGGAACGATGACTCCAAAGGCGATCAGGTTAGAACCGAAATGGTCTTAGGGGCGCCAAGAAGGCAGTAGGTCCAAGAGAAGTGACGTCGATTAGTCTCGATCTTAGACtcgctctccctttctttcactGTTTCGTTTACTTGCTGCAGCCGCCCATTGGACGCTCAACaaacgcgcgctctctctctctctggctcttgAACCTACTCCACCAAACGGCGCGCGGTGAGCGTATGCTCTGGGCGTCTACTACAGTAGCAAGTACAGCATTATCGCACAAGGCGCTGCTCTCGCTCGCGCCGGTAGCCAACTCACTAGCCCAACGCAACTTAATGGAgaattctatttttaaacattttcatctGGCACTGAACGGCACTGCGGCTGACGTCGCGTTCTCTGCACCGAACAAGAAAACTCGCTCGATCGCCCGTGTCTTGGCCGATTTTTTGGTTGGAAGGAATGCGCTTTCTCCGGGTGGGATGGAAATTTAGGTAATTAGTTGAACCTCACGGTACAGAAATGGCACAGACGGGACACACAGGGCACACGGCACGTAGCGATAGGTTTTTAAGCGTTCGAACAGATCGAtcgaagagagcgaaagtgttTGAGTCTAGagcaaacacaacatggtAGACCGAGGCacagtagaagaagaacacaGAACACGAACTACCAGAGGATCAATACTGTCTTGTTCACCGGCTAAGTGGTTAaaaggtagcagcagaagcagtagcagcagcagcagatcgaatAAGAGATCAAATGACAGCAAAGGGCGAGTGGGAATTTGAAGGTGAGAtatccaccgaaccgaacctcaAATGAACACACGTATCGTGGTGTCCGACTCCGACGTTGGATCACGATCAACTTGCAGCCAGAAACGTGCGCGCCCACCCTgccgggaaaaaggggatcCCGTGAAAATTGCTCCAATTCGTcccggttctctctctctctcgtgggttctctctctctctctctttcttttgccttctctcgctctctatttaCGATCGAGGGATAGGTCAGCTCGAGGTGTTCTTTTCTCAGCTCTGCGTATGCAAGAGCGCGAACgcggtggtggaaaatcaaatttcacTCCAACTGcagccgtccgtccgtgtgtgtgtgtgtgagagaggcCTATAAAATAGATCAGATGAGACATGGCTCAGGAAAATGGCACAACACGGTGGATGCAGCATAAAGTAGGTAGTAACTGCAACCACTTGACACACTTGTTTGTGTcctcgtcgtgtcgtgttaTCGCAAACTCGTGAGGAATTATCGCCGCAACTAGCATAGACCTTTGATAGATCATGAGATCATTTCACGTTAATCAAGTGTATAAAGTTCAAATGGAGAAGCCGTACATCACCATGTCTCCAGATCCTCTTCTTCGTGCACATGTGCTAACCATTCTTCCCCTGCATGATGACGAAGCAAATCAATCGGCGCCACATCACAGGATGATTATCAAATTTTCATCGCACGCGAGTTCGTCAAACAGCCAACCACCTATACCGTCGAGGATCACCAGCGCACGACACACGTGCAcgatcgtgatgatcgtgCAGATGAGACCCCCCGAATACGCTGCGAGTGTCTTATGCACggcattaaaaataaaaccgtgACACCGCGCAATAATCCTTCCTCCACCATTTTTCGAGAGGATAAAGGGTGGCAGGAGATGGGCAGGGTGTCATGATTGCAGTGGCCCACCGACACCAACGGTCTCGGCAAATTCGGCACAGCGCCACCTCCGCCACACGATACtaaccatcaacaccaccaagaCACTGCGCGTCTTATGTTTTCAGTGATCGCGCGATCGGGTTTTCGTCGACCGTAATGGAGCGTGTCCGGTTGTCtcggggaggtggtggaggaagggagggggggacgtgacaaaataaaaaaaaaaaaaaacgaaaaaaatactcattttccgtttccaacTGTCATTGAGTGTTGGATGACAGGTGTCGTACGTCTCTGGCGTCGACTGGCCCAACACGCCGTTATGTGACGCAATGAGCGCGTCGCGATCATCGGCTCAGCGTAGTAGCACCGGTAGTGATCATCGAGCGGAGGAGCTTCCAAGAATTAACTCTTGGCGGGCAAGTGGCGACCTCGTCCGGTCGCACCAACTCAACCGCGTGACTCATGTGGTTTACCAAGAAACGAAGTTAATGAGTTGCTTCTTAATGTTTCGAATCTGCCTAGTAGTCGCGGTTTCATTTTGCAAGGTGCAAGATCATCACCCCAAAAACTGATCAgtctagcacacacacacacacacacgctaagGAAGAGGGCTCAGAATCAGATTTAGTTGTATGACTAAACAGTGCTTGGCAGTGGCGCACTAGAGCGCGTCTTGATACtcgatgtttttttgcttttcttcctgCGCCGTACTCGTCAGTATCGCACTCAGCGAAAGCATTAATTGTCCACACGTTTCGTTCTACAGGATTCACAGGCCAAGGGGGCTGATGATCCCAGATTCTAGCAGACGTAATAAATCAATTACGTCGGAGTCGGGAGAGAAACATTGGGAAAGGGACTAGCAGGTAAGATAGGGCTGCGTTACGGATAACACGGGTTTGAAGTTGATGGATCACGTCTAGCCGAATCGCGCTGCTGCAATTGCAACCGTGCATGGTATGGTCTGGTGCCAGTGTCAAGGTcaggttcgcgttcgcgctgGCTAAATACATCTCTTTCgacaccgcaaaaaaaaaaactcttgaCAGAACAAATATACTTACTAATATCATCCAACAGGTCGCTAACTGCAAAGATCTCCtctactggctgctggctgccgttTGCATCTGCggggagaagggaaagaaaggagACGTGTCAGTATTGGGGAAAATTCCTTTGAGAAAATTAGAAAGAAGGAAATTCCTTGTCCGTTCGAAGGCAATGCACCGCAATGGGTTCctctttgtgtgtttgaacAGAGCGCAGCGCATCCCTCGCGATCCGCCAAGGGTTATCTACATGCGGCTATAGGTCTGTGAGTGTCactctgcgtgcgtgtgcgcccgtgtgtgtgtgtgtatggaatGCCAAgaattttcctccttcctcaaGTGCCACATTCCATTCCTCTAAGCATGGCAACGgtgcacggtgtgtgtgtgtgtgtgtgtgtgtgtatgtgtacgtaTTGTGAGCTCGTGTCCAGTATCGATTAATTCGCGTtggaaaaactaaaattttcctctctttctctttcacttgaggccgttcgttctttcgttgGGACCTCCACTGTTGTCGAACCATGAGACGacatggtgatggtagtggtagtggaggTGTTGATGGTGGGGGAATAATTCGTCGTTACCCCTCCACGGTCATGGCCACCAGTCGCCTCAAGCGCGTTCTCGCGTTCTACCTTGGCATTCACGATAGGCCTGTACCTAGGCCCACTGGCAAGTGAAAAATACGGAGACTACGGAGAacaatggagagagagagagagtaaggcAGTGGCCCTGCCTGATGGTGTGGTTTGACTTCACACATTCCAGCGTGATTTATGGAGTCGAAATGTGTATGGCAAAAATGGGGGGCTGGGCCCCTGATTGAGCCAACATTACGCAATATCCGTAAACGTGGCCCACGAGGTGGTCCCTTCGACGAACTCACGCTCGGTATGGAAAACCAAATATCGATTAGGACCCTTCAGCCGTGcccctcttttctctttctctctctctctcgtagaAACTATTTTATCGAATCAAACAACGGGCACGGACATACCCTGTTGGTCTTGGTGGAGTCTCGGGGGGGCTATCGTGTAGTGGATCGGTTTTTCCCAACCACCGGCGTGGGGCCCGTGGTCATAGTAGCGTCACGTGGCATCAAGTGCAAGGTTGCGGCAAGGGCAATGGCACCGACTAGTGGCACGCTGGAAGAAAATTCCACTCCActacctttctttcttccttgtCCCCAAAACGACATCACACAAAGCACAAAGAGCTTCGACGATCGCCGCGCGCACTTGTTGTGCGAGCAAATGGTGGTTCTCAGCTGGCgagacgaccaccaaccgaGCAGGAGCGGGAAAATGATCTTTTGGAATGTTGGTACGCGATGTTAATTACCCCCGGGGGTTGTCTGACAGCGCACCGGGACCGGCATAAATCATGTTTGCGCCCATTTTCGTTCTTTGGAACGATGACTGCCCgtcaccgccagccagcttgcaccaaatggaggcgcatggcaTCCCTTGGAAAGTGAAAACTGCACCGGTAGCGACGTCCCATATGGGGGGCGCAGTTAACACGCAATTGAACAGTTGGCCCTTTTCCTTGGAGAACGATCACGCCACGGAGCGAACGCCAATGGGATTCGCTGACAAGATTAACGAGCCGAGATGAGCGCGAGGACGCAATGCTGTGCTGTGAAGTGTGCACAGGAGAGATCGCTTTGGAGTTCAGTTTGGTTAATTAGCCGATTTTTAAACGCTGCAACCGGATGGATTGCATCATGGCACGTGCATGCTGTGCCTTTGTTGCACACTGCCTGGAGCGTTCGCTTGCTCGATCGTGTCCATTCCGCCATGACATTGGATCGCCATTACAAGACGACGTTCAAGACGATGATCAAGAGGACCGGTTGCGTTCAATAACCCGAATCGAAAGAACATCATACCGCGGCAAAGAGGGGAGGAAGATCGTATGTCGACCATAAATTAGCCCTTCAGCACATAAAAGGTATCCCATTGCAGGCTGACTTCCTTATTGCAGATCGTTGACAGATATCCGCGATATTCTGGTGATGCTCTCTGAtgcagacacgcacacacgcacgcacacacgcacgcacacagctcgTTTGCATTGTGCGGTGAAGTGCAACAATAAATCTAATACGATCGTCAAGGTTTCGTCGGTGCGGCGCTCGGGACAGGAAATGGTGAGACTGTGCGCGCACAGACAGAACCAAGccagcacaaaacaaacaaactagaTCTGCGGTTGATCATGAGCCGTTTCGGAACCGGTTCAAGATCGTTTaaccggttgccggtggcaCGGGGACGGGCATGCGGCGAGGAGATCGCTGATGTGCGCTGGATTGAAGATGGCTTTATTAATTTTGCGCTTGTCCTCAgccaaaagacaaaaaaaaaaaaacgagaccCGTCCCGTTGCATTGTTGACTGACATCGACCGCACAGAGCAGTGGCTCTGTGGTGACAAGGAAGACGCGTacgcgatcgacgacgacgacgacgacgacggtgaagatCCGACCAtctgccaccgtcaccgagtggtggccatgttttcgatttctttccttttctttctcggtCGATCGTCGTACATTTGCACTTCCTTGTAagtcggtgttttgtttttgtttttctgtacGAACTGTGGCTTTGCCTTGGAGAAAGAGATCTTGTTTTTCCAAACCGTGACTGTCACTGACACCTtatgatcggtggtggtggcggttgttgCGCTTTCGCATTCCCAGtagtcggtggtcggtggatgAAAGACGGTTATTAACCGACCCGGGAGGGGGTATTATAGCGGACCCCGTGGTGGTGTACAAACAAATGGTCGGAACAATAAACAACGTCTAGTGGGGATCAGCTGTGATATCACAACAGCCGAGCTGTAAAACTGATCGCTCAGCATGATCTCCGTGGTAGTACACGAGACGAATGGCGTCAGTACGCACGAATGGATCAATCACAGAATGTGCAGGAGCGACATATGTACAGATGTGATCTAGTGAGTCATGTCTGGCGCATTGTTTCTACTCCTGTTTACTAACGATAGACGAGATTCCAGACGCGAGATACCCCAGGTGCAACCGTTTGCTTAGAAACGCAACGCACAGCAGGAATCTGCGCCTCGCTCGTGATCGAGCTGCGAGGTGTTTCCTGGAATATACACTAAGCCCAAACGATACACAAACAGGTGTACCGCTAGTGACATGCTCGCTATcaccacgcgcgcgcacccgggGATTTGACGACCAATTTAGCGAGAAGTTCCCCGAGAATCGAGCACAGGGAACCTCTACCTACCGCGGCATTAGGTAAACAGGCCAGGTCAGATGTTGTTTGCCCTTCGTAACGTAAGTGATAACGAATGTGGGCTACGATAGCCGCGCGCGCGGCTTGCCGGTATAAGAAAGGCTTTCTCCAACCGATCGGACCAGATCCAACCGTGACCGTGACAGTGGGATCGTGTAGAATGGCGCCCTCGTCGCTGAAGTCCTGTaaaccgctggtggtggttttgttcgggttgctgctgctgctcggaggaACCTACGGTGATCCGTTCTTTGGCAATAACTATGTGATACCGCAAGGTGCCCGGTTGGGTACTGCAGCCAATACGGTCGTCCGGAATCTTGACGCAGCTCAAACGCAGATTCGCTCGTTCTTGATCAATCCAACCGCATCGGCATTTCTGGTAGCCGGAGCGACCGCACTGCGTGAGTACGTTGGCAAtacgacggtggtgctgggtcAGGTGTACCGTGAGATCGCTCAGGTGGCGACGGATCGCGTAACGGCACCGGCCGTTGTGTTTACGCGGCTTAGCCTTGCCCTCAACAATGTCCGTCAGTGGGATCAGAATCTTACGCAAAGCTTGATCGTGCTTAACCAATCGTTCAACTACGATGCGAACAACAATACCGCCGGTTACTTCGAGCAGTGGAAGAGTGCGATCGGTCAGAATGTGCAGCAGCTGGCCCGTGTGCTTGAGCTACTCCGCGGCGCAGTATCGCCGATCGTTGGTGAACCACTGAACACGCAGCAGTTCCTACAAGTCATCTCGGCCAACGGTACTCTGCAGGAACTGCTCGATACCGTCGAGACGGCCGTACGAATCACGACGGATTACAGTGGTAGCGTGACGCGGGTAGTGGCCGCCGTCCGTGCCGCCAATAACTTCCAGTCCCAGGCCCTCTCGCAGATCCGCACGAACCAGGGTTTCATCAACACTGCCGTCGATCGGTACAGCGCGGCATCGAATGCTTCGTTCGGGCGCTTCCTGGCAGCGGCCGACTCGCTGGTTACCCACCTAAAGGACACCAACCAGAGCTTCGTATTCCGGTGGCCGCTGCTCTTTAGCGATTCGGTGCGCGAGAAGCTCGATCTGCTGAACAACTCGATCAACCATCTGACGGGTAATATCTTGCTGCGGACCATTAATGTGGCCAACGAGCTCGATAGTAACCAGCGGCTGTTTAAGACGGGCCCGAATGCACTCGGGTACGTGCAAGAGGAGGCCAATCTGTTGACGCGCATCCTGCTCGATGTGCTGCAGGGTGAGAACTATTGTGCGACCGGTTTTATTACCCCGTTCAATGCACTACCGACGCAGGTCAATGGACTGATCGCGACGTGTTTGGCTGATCAGACGGTGCTGGAGAGCCAGGGTTCCGCCCAGCTAGTGTCGACCGCGAACAACTTCCTGCGACCGTACGTCACGTCCGTGTACGGGCGGCTGAACATTTGCTTCCAGCAACCGTTCGAGAGTATGACGGAATGTTTGGATAACGTAAGTACACTGAAGTAAGGCGGCTGTGGAGTACCCGTGTTTGAGGTCTAACctcttgtttcgctttttgatTTCACTTTCAGATTGTGGAGACGATTGATTTCCGTGCGCAATTTTTCCTGCTCGATCTAGCCAGCCAGTTGTTCTTCGAGCGCGTCCAGGAGGAGCTCGCCTACTGTAACTCCCGGGTGCTCGACTTTGTCCGGAATTCCGGTCTACGAGTGTCATGCGACATCCGACGTGAAATTCCGGCCTGAACTCGGGTTATTTGATAGAACTACCAGTGCCCCACcaatatcaataataatgcGATGCACACAGATGAAAAAatggggttttggtttttgccgTGGGCTGACTTTATTTGTTGGACGACCAACGGTTTCGATAACGCGTTCGCTTCTTGCTGTAGATACACATTTCCTGTATGTTGTGGTAGTTCAAGAAGTAACCGTTCTGGGCCACGCAGTTGTTGAAACCGTGCTGTATTTCGCTATCGACGAGCATTTCGATCTGTTTCGCAGCCGCATAGATCCGCCCATTTGCCCAGCTGTTTTCGTAGCCGTTctgtaaaaatgaaaaaaaaaaacccccgtcgcgatgatcgcgatcagAGGATGTGCGTCAGCTCGGGAGCGTTATTCTCTCTCCCCAACTCTGTATTACCAGCTCCAGACAGTTGTTGATCTTCCGGGGTGCGTAGCGGAAGCAAATGTCGAACGCCGCGTACGACGCATTGATCGCACCGACGATGTAGGTGTCGAGCACCTGGGAGACGATCGCGAACGTTTTCTCCTCACTAGCGCCCTGCTCCGCCAGACAACCGTTCACGTGGGCGAGCGTAATGTTCGGGAAGGCCAGTATCTTCTCGATGTACGACTCGGTACAATCGTTCGCTAGCATCGGATCCGATGCGACCTGTACCGTGACCTGGGTCATGTAGCTGATCGGTGCGACGATCGAACCGCGCGTCTTCCACTGCTCGATGTCACGGTGCTTGTACAGCTTCAGGTTCTCGAAGTTGATCCGTATCTTTTGGATCGTATTCTCGATCGCCTTCTTGAGCGCGATAAAGTAGGCGGTGGTGGATTTGGGCAACGGTGTCGTGCTGATCCTCTCCTTGAACCGACGGTACAGATCCTCCTCGAAGCTGCGCAACTCATCCAACCGATCGCCACCCAACTCGTCCAGTACGGTCAGCGAACCGTTAATGTACGCGTCGATCGACTCATTGAAACCGGCCTGGGCGGCTTGAGCACGGGCCATCGTTTCCAGCGTCCACGCACTACCCTTCTCGATGACGTCGGCCAACCGGAGTACGTTCTCCTGCAGCTTATCGGTGGCGGCGTACACATCGTCCACGGCCACGCTGACATCGCGCTGATTGAACAGTGCCTCCGAGAGACCGATCGACCCGATCCGCAGATCGCTGTTGATCGAGCGGAGCAGATTGTGGTTGTACATGCTGTAGTCCAGGTTCTGGAGCATCGAGATACTGTTAACCGAATCGTAACCGTTCAGGTAGCGTATGGTTTCGATCAGCGCGTGCTGTATCGGTTCCAGGTCACGGTTGGTGAAATCCTTGAACGTCGCATCGAACCGGACCGTCAGATTGCCGACGTACTCCATCAGCCCCACCGTTGCCAGCTGCAGATAGTCGATCGACGGTGCTGC
The sequence above is a segment of the Anopheles darlingi chromosome 2, idAnoDarlMG_H_01, whole genome shotgun sequence genome. Coding sequences within it:
- the LOC125950515 gene encoding uncharacterized protein LOC125950515 codes for the protein MWATIAARAACRYKKGFLQPIGPDPTVTVTVGSCRMAPSSLKSCKPLVVVLFGLLLLLGGTYGDPFFGNNYVIPQGARLGTAANTVVRNLDAAQTQIRSFLINPTASAFLVAGATALREYVGNTTVVLGQVYREIAQVATDRVTAPAVVFTRLSLALNNVRQWDQNLTQSLIVLNQSFNYDANNNTAGYFEQWKSAIGQNVQQLARVLELLRGAVSPIVGEPLNTQQFLQVISANGTLQELLDTVETAVRITTDYSGSVTRVVAAVRAANNFQSQALSQIRTNQGFINTAVDRYSAASNASFGRFLAAADSLVTHLKDTNQSFVFRWPLLFSDSVREKLDLLNNSINHLTGNILLRTINVANELDSNQRLFKTGPNALGYVQEEANLLTRILLDVLQGENYCATGFITPFNALPTQVNGLIATCLADQTVLESQGSAQLVSTANNFLRPYVTSVYGRLNICFQQPFESMTECLDNIVETIDFRAQFFLLDLASQLFFERVQEELAYCNSRVLDFVRNSGLRVSCDIRREIPA
- the LOC125950518 gene encoding uncharacterized protein LOC125950518; protein product: MHRNSISLLSWSSSSSVLVMALAVALVTGVWFGDNLLVSGATTQTNPLADDEEVANATMGLLENVATAQAALERFKADGAAPSIDYLQLATVGLMEYVGNLTVRFDATFKDFTNRDLEPIQHALIETIRYLNGYDSVNSISMLQNLDYSMYNHNLLRSINSDLRIGSIGLSEALFNQRDVSVAVDDVYAATDKLQENVLRLADVIEKGSAWTLETMARAQAAQAGFNESIDAYINGSLTVLDELGGDRLDELRSFEEDLYRRFKERISTTPLPKSTTAYFIALKKAIENTIQKIRINFENLKLYKHRDIEQWKTRGSIVAPISYMTQVTVQVASDPMLANDCTESYIEKILAFPNITLAHVNGCLAEQGASEEKTFAIVSQVLDTYIVGAINASYAAFDICFRYAPRKINNCLELNGYENSWANGRIYAAAKQIEMLVDSEIQHGFNNCVAQNGYFLNYHNIQEMCIYSKKRTRYRNRWSSNK